The DNA sequence CCGCGGGTGCGTGAGTCCTTTGATGCCGAGGATGAAGAGCGCCGAGGCGACGAGGTAGCCGAGGTTGATGAGCGCGCGGTCGGGCACGGCGTCAATCCTTCTTCTTGAACATGCTGAGCATGCGGTTGGTGACGAGGAAGCCGCCCACAACGTTCGTCGTTGCGAACACCAGTGCCACCAGGCCGAGGATCGTCGTGACCGGATTGGGCGTGGCCACCGAGATGAGCGCCCCGACGATGGTGATGCCAGAGATGGCATTGGCCCCAGACATCAACGGCGTGTGGAGCAGCGGTGGCACCTTCGAGATCAGCTCGAAGCCCAGGAACGCGGCGAGGACGAAGATCGTGAGAATCGGGAGAAACGAATCCATGGGGTTCAATTCTAAGCGGGAAACGGGGACAGCCCCCGTTTTCCCGCGTATATACTGTGCCCGTGGACATCCGATGGTTCAGGTTCTTGCCGCCGGCGCCGGGTGTCGGAACCGCCCAGCGTGCTGAAGAAGGGTGATGAGAAAACACCGGTGTATCCCGTACATGATCGCGGTCGCGTTGTGCGCGACCACGACCGTGGCATTGAGCCGCGCGACGACCGACAACGGCGTCGACGTGGGCTGGCCCGTCTATCGAGGCGATCCCAAGGGCAACCAATACGCCCCGCTTGCCCAAATCCACGCGGCGAACGTCCACAAGCTCCGGCCCGTGTGGGAATACCGTACGCGTGATGCGAACGAGCGCTCGACGATGCACGTCAACCCGATCGTCGTGAACGGCGTGATGTATGTGACGACGCCGAGCTTGAAAGCGGGGGCCTTGGATGCGGCGACAGGTCGGGAGCGCTGGGTGTTCGATCCGGCCAAGTACAACGACGGCAAGATTGTCAGGCTGCGCAATCGCGGTGTCACCTATTGGAAAGGCGCTGAGGGCGAGCGAATCTTCCATTTCGTCCGAGACCGCGTCTACGCCATCGACGCGACATCGGGCGCCCTGATGACGTCGTTCGGACGGGGCGGCTTCATCGACCTCAGGCAGGACCTCGGCGTCGACCCGACGACGGCAGTCATCGAGATGACGTCGCCTGGCGCCGTGTTCGAGAACCTGCTGATCATCGCGTCACGCGTCAACGAGAGCTACGATGCCTCGCCGGGACACATCCGCGCTTACGACACGGTGTCGGGAGATCTCGAATGGATCTTTCACACCATCCCGCGCGACGGTCAGCCGGGACACGAGACCTGGGAGTGGGTCGAGGGAGAAAGCTACGGCGGCGCCAATGCGTGGGGCGGCTTGACGATCGATGAGAAGCGAGGGTGGCTGTTTGCGGCGACCGGTTCTGCGACCGAAGATTTCTACGGCGGCTTTCGCAAGGGCGACAATCTGTTTGCCAACTGCGTGCTGGCGATCGATGCGGCCACCGGCGAGCTGCAGTGGCACTATCAGACCGTTCACCACGACCTCTGGGACTATGACAACCCGCCAGCGCCGATCCTGGTAACGCTCAGGACTGAAGACACCCCCCGAGACGCGGTCGTCCAGCTCACGAAGATGGGCTTCACCTTCGTGCTCGACCGAGATACCAGCAAGCCGTTGTTCCCGGTCGACGAGGTTCCCGTTCCACGTTCAACCGTTCCTGGGGAAGAGGCATCCCCGACTCAGCCCATCCCGCGCATACCGCGACCACTGGTGAGACAGTCACTCACCGAGGCAGACCTGACCGACATCACGCCGGAGGCGCGCGTCCACGCGCTGAAAACCTTTCGAAGGTACCTGTCGGGGCCGATCTACACACCACCCAGCCTGCAGGGCACGATCACGACGCCAGGTCATCTGGGCGGCGCCGAATGGCACGGCGCGAGCTTCGATCCGATGTTGAACCTGCTCTACGTCAACGTGAACGAGGTGCCGACGATCAACCGGCTCAGAGCGGTCCATGAGCTGCCTGGCGATGTCGAAGCAACTCCAGCGCAGTTGGGTCGCCAGATCTATGACCGAACCTGTGCCGCGTGCCACGGCGCCGAGAGACAAGGCGTGCCGCCGCAGACGCCCGCCCTTCTGGATATGAAGAAGACACCTGAGGAGATCGAGACGGTGATCAAGCAAGGGCGCAATGCGATGCCTGCCTTCCGACAGTTCGGTCCGCGCGAGTTGAGCGCGCTGTCAGCCTACTTGACGATGCCACCGGGCGAGGTCGAGAGCATCGTCAACCCCGAGAGCATTCCCGACCGCTACACGCTCGATGGCTATCCGCTGTTCCTCGATCCACACGGCGTGCCGGCAATCTCGCCGCCGTGGGGAACGCTCAACGCCATCGATCTCATCACGGGAGAGATCAACTGGACGGTACCGCTCGGTGAGTATCCTCGGCTGGCGGCGAAGGGCATCCGCCATACGGGCACGCTGAACTTCGGCGGGGCCGTGGCGACGGCGGGAGGCGTGATCTTCATTGCTGCGACTGCTGACGAGAAGATTCGCGCGTTCGAGAAGCACTCGGGCAGGATGCTCTGGGAGCATCAACTGCCGGCCGGCGGCTACGCGACACCGAGCGTGTACATGATCGACGGCAGACAGTACCTCGCGATCGCCGCCGGCGGAAGCGGAAAGAATGCCACCAAGTCTGGCGACTCCATTATCGCCTTCGCGCTGCCCGAGCCCAGCGACGAATCTCAGCAGACGAGCCAGAGCTCGCCTCCGATAGGGAGCTCCGAGTGGATCGAGTTGTTCGACGGCTCCAGCTTGGATGGCTGGGTTCACATGAACGGTGCACACAACTTCACGGTGGAAGACGGCGCCATCGTGGGCAGGACCGTGGAAGGAAGCGCAGCCATGAACTCCTTCTTGTGCTCGCTGCGGGAGTTCGACGATTTCGAGCTCGAGCTCGAGACTGCTATCGATAGGATCACCAATTCGGGCATCCAGATCCGGACCCAGGTCCGCCCCATCAAGGGGACAGGCCGAGCCTTTGAGTCCGCCGCCGGCCGAGTCAATGGTCCGCAAGTCGAAATCAGGCGATTCTACGAAGGGCAGCCGGCAACCGGCCTTCTGTACGGCGAGGCGCTGGGCACCGACTGGCTATCGTCACAGGAGAAGATCGACCAAGGCCATCCTCATTTCATCGACGACGGTTGGAACAAGCTGCGCATTGTTGCGAGAGGGCCGCGGATTCAGACGTGGGTCAATGGCCACCAGATCGAAGACATCGTCAATCATGAGGTCTACAAGACACACCGCCGCGGATTCATCGGGCTGCAGGTCCACGGCGTGAGCAACCGCGAGCTCGACCTGCCGATCCACGCGGGCTCCGGCGTGACGAAGAGTCAGCCGCTGGTCGTGAAATGGCGGAACATCCGAGTGCGGCCACTATAGACCACGTAGCACGCCACAACGTACCGAAACAGTTGGTCCGGCAATCTCAGATACTCCAGGTAGAATGATGCGCGTGCGCCTCGAACGATATGTGCTTCCACTGATCTTGTTGCTCGCGCAGGGCGGGCTCTTGGACATCACGCGCGTTGCTGCGGCGCAACGTCAGGCAGCGCAGAGTGATGCGTCGGTCGACATATTGATCCGCGGTGGGCTCGTCGTGGACGGCACGGGTAGAGCACCATTTACCGGCGACGTGGCCGTGAAAGATGGACGCATCACGGAAGTGGGGCAGCTCGATGCGACGTCAGCGGAGACCATCATCGACGCGCAGGGCCTGGTGGTGGCACCCGGCTTCATCGATGTGCACACGCACGCCGACCGCGTTGCTCGAACGCCGGACGCGGAGAACTTCACGCGGATGGGCGTCACGACCATTGTCGCGGGCAACTGCGGCTCGTCAGTCGTGGATGTCGGCGAGGCGCTTCGTGAGATCGAGCGCACGAAAGTCGCCCTGAACGTCGCGACGCTCGTTGGCCACAATACGGTGCGCGCGACGGTGATGGGCCGCGCGCGTCGGCCGCCTACCGACCGTGAGCTCGAGCGCATGCGCGCCATGGTCGCTCAGGCCATGCGTGACGGTGCGATCGGCCTATCGACGGGACTGGAATACGTTCCGGGAACGTATGCGGAGACACCCGAGATCGTGGCGCTTGCGGAAGAGGCGTGCCGGTCGGGTGGGCTCTACACGACGCACATGCGCAACGAGGGGACCGCCGTCGAGCGCGCCGTAACGGAAGCCATCGAGGTGGGGCGCCAGGCCAGCTGCCCCGTCCAGATCTCGCACCTGAAGATCGATAGCCCAAGCCGATGGGGCCGCAGCACACAGCTGTTGCAGGCAATCCAGGACGCCCAGCAAGCAGGCGTCGACGTGCGCGCTGATCAGTACGCCTACGCCGCGTCCAGCTCCTCACTCAGCATACGGTTTCCATCGTGGGTGCTCGAAGGTGGAGCGGCCGCCATCGAGAAGCGACTGGCAGACACGGAGACGTGGCAGCGTATTCAAAAGGAAATACGCGCCACGCTGACGGAGCGCGGCTTCAAGGATTTCGCCTTTGCCATCGTCGCCTCCCACGAGGCCGATCCGTCGGTCAACGGTCTCTCGATTGCCGACATCGCCGAGAAACGCCACGGCTCGCGAAGTCTTGAACATCAGCTCGAGGTTGCGCGTGCTCTGATGCGCGCCGGCGGCGCACGGATGGTCTATCACGTGATGTCGGAGGAGGACGTGCGTCGGATCATGCGTGATCCGTCAGTGGCCGTGGCATCCGATGCCAGCGTGCTCGAGCTCGGCGACGGCGTCCCTCACCCACGCGGCTATGGCAACACCGCCCGGCTGTTGGCCCACTACGTTCGCGAGACGCAGACGCTGCAGTTGGAGGAGGCTGTGCGTAAGATGACCTCCCTGCCTGCGTCGCATTTCGGCTTTCGAGATCGCGGCGTGATCGAAGCTGGCGCTCGAGCCGACCTCGTCTTGTTCGACCAGAAGCAGGTCGACGCACCATCCACCTTCGAAAAGCCACATGCCTACGCGACCGGTATCCCCCACGTCCTCGTCAATGGGGTCTTCGTCATCCGCGATGACAAGCCGACAGGGGCGAGACCTGGCATGGTGCTGAAGGGCGGAAGCGACGTGGGTGACAAGGTGACCAGGTGACAAGGTGAAGGGCGATTCGCTGCGCAGCGGCCGCTGGGAGCGGAGCGATGTTGGGCCGAACCGGCTCACCCCTCACCCCCTCACCCTCTGAGCCGGCCCAGCTTGCGCCCAGAGACCCTACGGGAGTAGTCTTCATCCCCAACCGGCGCCGGTGGCGCTCGCATGGACCATAGCCACTGAGACTGGTCTTTTGGACCTTTCGTTTCCATTGCTTGCCAAACTGGGGAGCGCGCGATGAGCAAGGCCGTCCGATGGTCTGGATTGGGGGTGGTCCTTCTCGTCATCGGGACGCTTGGTTCGCCTGGCGGCACCGGTACGGTTGCGAGAGCCCAGGGAGAATCCGCTTCGCTTCGACCCACGAAAGTCGCGGGCGCGGTGCGGTCAGGTGTAACGCGTCCGGTGCGCGATCTGCGGCCGGAGCCGTTGAAAGCGAGCGAGCGGGACCCGGGCCGAGTCGAGGGGAAGGAGCCGCGAGAGATTCGCAATCGGCCCTTGCCCAAGGGTGAGGGGGCCGAGCAGGCGCTTGCCCCAGCAACGACCGGCGACGCGGCTGCCCAGCGCGTTGCCCCCCAGCCAGCCATCCCATCTCCGCTCCTGTCATTCGAGGGCGTCAGTAACCAGGACAACGTCGACCAGTTCGGGTTTGGCGTGTTGCCTCCCGACACCGTCGGAGACGTCGGGCCGAACCACTACGTCCAGGCCGTCAACATCGTCTACCGCGTGTTCGACAAGCAGGGGGAGCCGCTGACGCCAGCGTTCAAGATGAGTCAGCTCTT is a window from the Luteitalea sp. genome containing:
- a CDS encoding amidohydrolase family protein produces the protein MMRVRLERYVLPLILLLAQGGLLDITRVAAAQRQAAQSDASVDILIRGGLVVDGTGRAPFTGDVAVKDGRITEVGQLDATSAETIIDAQGLVVAPGFIDVHTHADRVARTPDAENFTRMGVTTIVAGNCGSSVVDVGEALREIERTKVALNVATLVGHNTVRATVMGRARRPPTDRELERMRAMVAQAMRDGAIGLSTGLEYVPGTYAETPEIVALAEEACRSGGLYTTHMRNEGTAVERAVTEAIEVGRQASCPVQISHLKIDSPSRWGRSTQLLQAIQDAQQAGVDVRADQYAYAASSSSLSIRFPSWVLEGGAAAIEKRLADTETWQRIQKEIRATLTERGFKDFAFAIVASHEADPSVNGLSIADIAEKRHGSRSLEHQLEVARALMRAGGARMVYHVMSEEDVRRIMRDPSVAVASDASVLELGDGVPHPRGYGNTARLLAHYVRETQTLQLEEAVRKMTSLPASHFGFRDRGVIEAGARADLVLFDQKQVDAPSTFEKPHAYATGIPHVLVNGVFVIRDDKPTGARPGMVLKGGSDVGDKVTR
- a CDS encoding DUF1080 domain-containing protein, whose translation is MRKHRCIPYMIAVALCATTTVALSRATTDNGVDVGWPVYRGDPKGNQYAPLAQIHAANVHKLRPVWEYRTRDANERSTMHVNPIVVNGVMYVTTPSLKAGALDAATGRERWVFDPAKYNDGKIVRLRNRGVTYWKGAEGERIFHFVRDRVYAIDATSGALMTSFGRGGFIDLRQDLGVDPTTAVIEMTSPGAVFENLLIIASRVNESYDASPGHIRAYDTVSGDLEWIFHTIPRDGQPGHETWEWVEGESYGGANAWGGLTIDEKRGWLFAATGSATEDFYGGFRKGDNLFANCVLAIDAATGELQWHYQTVHHDLWDYDNPPAPILVTLRTEDTPRDAVVQLTKMGFTFVLDRDTSKPLFPVDEVPVPRSTVPGEEASPTQPIPRIPRPLVRQSLTEADLTDITPEARVHALKTFRRYLSGPIYTPPSLQGTITTPGHLGGAEWHGASFDPMLNLLYVNVNEVPTINRLRAVHELPGDVEATPAQLGRQIYDRTCAACHGAERQGVPPQTPALLDMKKTPEEIETVIKQGRNAMPAFRQFGPRELSALSAYLTMPPGEVESIVNPESIPDRYTLDGYPLFLDPHGVPAISPPWGTLNAIDLITGEINWTVPLGEYPRLAAKGIRHTGTLNFGGAVATAGGVIFIAATADEKIRAFEKHSGRMLWEHQLPAGGYATPSVYMIDGRQYLAIAAGGSGKNATKSGDSIIAFALPEPSDESQQTSQSSPPIGSSEWIELFDGSSLDGWVHMNGAHNFTVEDGAIVGRTVEGSAAMNSFLCSLREFDDFELELETAIDRITNSGIQIRTQVRPIKGTGRAFESAAGRVNGPQVEIRRFYEGQPATGLLYGEALGTDWLSSQEKIDQGHPHFIDDGWNKLRIVARGPRIQTWVNGHQIEDIVNHEVYKTHRRGFIGLQVHGVSNRELDLPIHAGSGVTKSQPLVVKWRNIRVRPL
- a CDS encoding NAD(P) transhydrogenase subunit alpha, whose product is MDSFLPILTIFVLAAFLGFELISKVPPLLHTPLMSGANAISGITIVGALISVATPNPVTTILGLVALVFATTNVVGGFLVTNRMLSMFKKKD